A stretch of the Paenibacillus dendritiformis genome encodes the following:
- a CDS encoding Crp/Fnr family transcriptional regulator, producing MMEQLGEHCNLSCFSEQNRQRLLEIAKDRTYPENSHLFWEGDVSDKLFILKSGRVKITKSTDEGKELILYMYQAGDMIGQVDPFNSTKHSFTAEVIEEAELGLIDQKDIEILICQYCDFSIDFMKWMGIHHRLTQTKFRDLMMYGKPGALCSTLIRLSNTYGEELDDGGVLINKKITHTDLSNMIGATRESVNRMLSDLRKKGVLEYESGMIVIRELDHLRDVCRCEMCPKEICRI from the coding sequence ATGATGGAACAACTCGGCGAACACTGCAACTTATCGTGTTTTTCGGAGCAGAACCGACAGCGGCTGTTGGAGATTGCGAAGGATCGGACCTACCCCGAGAACTCGCATCTATTCTGGGAAGGCGACGTGTCCGACAAGCTCTTCATTCTGAAGAGCGGCCGCGTCAAAATCACGAAATCGACGGATGAAGGCAAGGAATTGATTCTCTATATGTATCAAGCCGGAGACATGATCGGGCAGGTCGACCCGTTCAACAGCACGAAGCACAGCTTCACGGCGGAAGTGATCGAGGAAGCCGAGCTCGGCCTGATCGATCAGAAAGATATTGAGATTTTAATCTGTCAATACTGCGATTTTTCAATCGATTTCATGAAATGGATGGGAATCCACCATCGTCTGACGCAGACGAAATTCCGCGATCTGATGATGTACGGCAAGCCGGGCGCGCTGTGCTCGACGTTGATCCGCCTGTCCAACACGTATGGAGAGGAACTGGATGACGGCGGCGTGCTCATCAACAAAAAGATTACGCACACCGATCTGTCCAACATGATTGGCGCTACCCGCGAGAGCGTGAACCGGATGCTGAGCGATCTCCGCAAGAAGGGCGTGCTCGAATACGAGAGCGGCATGATTGTCATCCGCGAGTTGGATCATCTGCGGGACGTCTGCCGGTGCGAGATGTGTCCGAAGGAGATCTGCCGGATCTAA
- a CDS encoding formate/nitrite transporter family protein yields the protein MFKGSLEAVNEAVEAKKRLMQSGLSRYIVSAMLAGAYVGFGIMLIFTVGGSFKAAGSPAVPLVMGMSFGIALTLVIFAGSELFTGNNMLFTVSSLSGRTPWRTTWANWCIVFLGNLLGAVLFSLLIRGSGVFAAAPADHLLFTAAAAKMKLPIDQLFFRGILCNWLVCLAIWTAMRAKEDIAKLVLIWWMLYAFIATGFEHSVANMSLLTTALLLPQHPETVTIAGWLHNMIPVTAGNMVGGAIFVGMAYWFISPVGRRQ from the coding sequence ATGTTCAAGGGATCCCTGGAAGCCGTCAATGAAGCGGTAGAGGCGAAGAAGAGGCTGATGCAATCGGGGCTGTCGCGGTATATCGTGTCGGCGATGCTGGCAGGCGCCTATGTCGGCTTCGGCATTATGCTTATTTTTACGGTCGGCGGAAGCTTCAAGGCGGCAGGCTCTCCTGCCGTGCCGCTGGTGATGGGCATGTCTTTCGGCATTGCCCTCACCCTGGTCATATTCGCCGGCTCCGAGCTGTTCACGGGGAATAATATGCTGTTCACCGTCAGCTCCCTGTCGGGAAGAACGCCTTGGCGGACGACATGGGCGAACTGGTGCATCGTCTTCCTCGGCAATCTGCTCGGGGCGGTTCTGTTCAGTCTGCTCATTCGAGGATCGGGCGTATTCGCCGCCGCGCCGGCCGATCATCTGTTGTTCACGGCAGCGGCCGCGAAGATGAAGCTGCCGATCGATCAGCTTTTCTTCCGCGGCATCCTGTGCAACTGGCTCGTCTGCCTCGCGATCTGGACGGCGATGCGGGCCAAGGAAGATATCGCCAAGCTGGTCTTGATCTGGTGGATGCTGTACGCGTTCATCGCCACCGGGTTCGAGCACAGCGTGGCCAATATGTCGCTGCTGACGACGGCTTTGCTGCTGCCTCAGCATCCGGAGACCGTGACGATCGCGGGATGGCTGCATAACATGATCCCCGTGACGGCGGGCAATATGGTCGGCGGCGCCATTTTCGTCGGCATGGCCTATTGGTTCATCAGCCCGGTCGGGAGGCGGCAATAA
- the nirD gene encoding nitrite reductase small subunit NirD, protein MAKSVDGAFVPVGEMEQFLPRVGRVVRINGEAVAVFRTEDGWYALEDRSPHPKGGPLSEGIVSGHYLYDPLYDWKIDLRDGRVQAPDSGQVQTYPIKAEGGIVKIAPGGAGRDGSM, encoded by the coding sequence ATGGCCAAATCAGTGGACGGAGCGTTTGTGCCCGTGGGGGAGATGGAGCAGTTTTTGCCCCGAGTGGGCCGCGTCGTGCGAATAAATGGCGAAGCGGTCGCGGTCTTCCGCACGGAAGACGGATGGTATGCGCTGGAGGATCGGAGCCCGCACCCGAAGGGCGGCCCGCTCAGCGAAGGAATCGTATCGGGACATTATTTGTACGATCCGTTGTATGACTGGAAGATCGATCTTCGCGACGGCCGCGTCCAGGCGCCTGACAGCGGGCAGGTACAGACCTATCCGATCAAGGCGGAGGGCGGCATCGTGAAGATTGCGCCAGGCGGGGCAGGCCGGGACGGCAGCATGTAG
- the nirB gene encoding nitrite reductase large subunit NirB produces the protein MERKWRLVVVGNGMAGINTVEQLLKLTDRYDITVIGEEPHPNYNRILLSYVLEGSKRLDDIVLNPYSWYEAAGITLLAGEKGERIDTERRVVLTDKGREVPYDRVIIATGSTPFRLPVPGADKEGVIGFRSIEDCDRMIAAAGTHKTAAVIGGGLLGLEAAKGLVQLGMDVTVVHLPDYVMERQLDMTAARLLEQELERQGIRFALGKQTVEITGGECVEGLRFSDGTGLKAEFVVMAVGIRPNVGIGQASGLSVNRGIVVDDWMRTSAEDVYAVGECTEHRGVCYGLVAPLFEQGAVLAKALAGVETKPYEGSVCSTKLKVSGVDVFSTGIFLETPECTTLTFHDGWKRTYRKIVLRDNIIVGAVLFGDTDDAAKLERLVKQGAAMTDELYQELTGTGGCCGSKTNAAADLADDDIVCGCNGVTKKMILDAIADNGLTTLDEVKACTGASRSCGGCKPLVEQLLQHALGDGFEAGSGKQGICGCTEHPREEIVAAIREQGLHTVLEVMAALEWKQPEGCSKCRPALNYYLGMIWPESYRDDKASRFVNERMNANIQKDGTYTVVPRMYGGMTSPEELKKIADVSLQYNVQLVKMTGGQRIDLIGVKKEDVPKVWEALDMPSGYAYAKSLRTVKTCVGSRYCRFGTQDSLAMGALLERKFERIDYPAKFKMAVNGCPRNCAESCTKDIGIVGNDGGWEIYIGGNGGIKPRLADLLCKVKTDEELVEMTAAAIQYYRETANYLERTSEWVERIGLDAIRRTVVEESEERQRLVERIDIALAQAEDPWKQVLDQPDLRSKLFEAVTLEQ, from the coding sequence ATGGAACGAAAATGGCGGCTGGTCGTCGTCGGCAACGGCATGGCAGGCATCAATACGGTGGAGCAGCTGTTGAAGCTGACCGACCGTTACGACATTACGGTGATTGGGGAGGAACCGCATCCGAACTATAACCGGATTCTGCTGTCTTACGTGCTGGAGGGCAGCAAGAGGCTGGATGATATCGTCTTGAACCCGTATTCGTGGTACGAAGCGGCCGGCATTACGCTGCTGGCGGGCGAAAAGGGAGAGCGGATCGACACCGAACGCCGCGTCGTCCTGACCGATAAGGGCCGCGAGGTGCCGTATGATCGGGTCATCATCGCGACCGGCTCGACGCCATTCCGGCTGCCTGTGCCCGGCGCGGACAAGGAAGGCGTCATCGGCTTCCGCAGCATCGAGGATTGCGATCGCATGATTGCCGCAGCGGGAACGCATAAGACGGCAGCCGTCATCGGCGGAGGTCTGCTCGGGCTCGAGGCGGCCAAGGGGCTGGTTCAGCTGGGCATGGACGTGACAGTGGTCCATCTGCCCGACTATGTGATGGAGCGCCAGCTCGATATGACCGCGGCGCGCCTGCTAGAACAGGAACTGGAGCGGCAAGGCATCCGGTTCGCGCTCGGCAAGCAGACGGTGGAGATTACGGGCGGCGAATGCGTGGAAGGCCTTCGCTTCAGCGACGGGACGGGATTGAAGGCGGAGTTCGTCGTCATGGCGGTCGGCATTCGTCCGAATGTCGGCATCGGCCAGGCGAGCGGCCTCAGCGTGAACCGGGGCATCGTGGTGGACGACTGGATGCGGACCTCCGCCGAAGACGTCTATGCCGTCGGGGAGTGCACGGAGCATCGCGGCGTCTGCTACGGGCTCGTCGCTCCGCTGTTCGAGCAGGGCGCGGTGCTTGCCAAGGCGCTCGCCGGCGTGGAGACGAAGCCGTATGAAGGCTCAGTCTGCTCGACCAAGCTCAAAGTGTCCGGCGTCGACGTCTTCTCGACAGGGATCTTCCTGGAGACGCCGGAATGCACCACCCTGACCTTCCATGACGGGTGGAAGCGCACGTACCGGAAAATCGTGCTCCGGGACAATATCATCGTCGGCGCCGTGCTGTTCGGCGACACGGATGATGCCGCCAAGCTGGAACGCCTCGTGAAGCAGGGGGCGGCCATGACCGACGAGCTGTACCAGGAGTTGACGGGTACGGGAGGCTGCTGCGGCTCGAAGACGAATGCGGCTGCCGATCTGGCGGATGACGATATCGTCTGCGGCTGCAATGGCGTAACCAAAAAGATGATTTTGGACGCCATCGCGGATAACGGCCTGACGACGCTGGACGAGGTCAAAGCTTGCACCGGCGCTTCGCGCTCCTGCGGCGGCTGCAAGCCGCTGGTGGAGCAACTGCTCCAGCATGCTCTCGGCGACGGCTTCGAGGCGGGCTCCGGCAAGCAAGGCATCTGCGGCTGCACCGAGCACCCGCGCGAGGAGATTGTCGCCGCGATTCGGGAGCAGGGGCTTCACACGGTTCTCGAAGTGATGGCTGCGCTGGAATGGAAGCAGCCGGAGGGCTGCTCGAAATGCCGTCCCGCGCTGAACTACTATCTCGGCATGATCTGGCCGGAGAGCTACCGGGACGACAAAGCGTCGCGCTTCGTGAACGAGCGGATGAACGCCAACATTCAAAAGGACGGCACCTACACGGTCGTGCCGCGCATGTACGGGGGCATGACATCGCCGGAGGAACTGAAAAAGATCGCGGACGTCTCGCTCCAATATAACGTCCAGCTCGTCAAAATGACAGGGGGACAACGGATTGATCTGATCGGCGTCAAAAAAGAAGATGTGCCGAAAGTGTGGGAGGCGCTCGATATGCCGTCTGGCTATGCATACGCCAAATCGCTGCGCACGGTCAAGACCTGCGTCGGCTCCCGATACTGCCGCTTCGGCACCCAGGATTCGCTGGCCATGGGCGCGCTGCTGGAGCGCAAGTTCGAGCGGATCGATTACCCGGCCAAGTTCAAAATGGCGGTGAACGGATGCCCGCGCAACTGCGCCGAATCCTGCACGAAGGATATCGGCATCGTCGGCAATGACGGCGGCTGGGAGATCTATATCGGCGGCAACGGCGGCATCAAGCCGCGGCTGGCGGATCTGCTGTGCAAGGTCAAGACGGATGAAGAGCTTGTCGAGATGACGGCGGCCGCCATTCAATATTACCGCGAGACGGCCAACTATTTGGAGCGGACGTCGGAATGGGTAGAACGAATTGGATTGGATGCGATCCGGCGTACCGTGGTGGAAGAGAGCGAAGAGCGCCAACGGCTCGTCGAACGGATCGACATTGCCCTGGCCCAGGCGGAAGACCCTTGGAAGCAAGTCTTGGATCAGCCGGATTTGCGGAGCAAGCTGTTCGAGGCCGTGACGTTGGAGCAATAG
- a CDS encoding alpha-amylase family protein, with product MTTSYVCLYDPTFPSAGGALSSGMRERLAAEWNIVQADQLAEALDAQQGGVFINLHAPYFPKSAWTSIAAFLERGGHLLSAGGSPFRIPVYRDGSGWTPEPEQTAYHQRLRIHECMPVQAGRFERFAANAERPLFEQAAPLWPASPTCSFVLWVTRHDDCPGEHGSAGPMDAHIIPLVIALDRDGREVGAPVVLLENTKGEFAGTRWLFVNQPLTAEFLEQAGAEALLSWARYCSYGVSDWWLKPGLACYEPGDRPKLTLQTQLLPAARASYGAGGPLAASRRSAADAAEVVWQASVELTADDGEVLWRSELAVRCGRELERLTLKPDTVLAPGMYRVNARLVSGTGEVRLLRQGFWCRDEDLLRSGSFLKAGRDYFERDGVPVPIVGMTYMSSDVARKFVFLPNAAVWDRDMAQMKKAGINLIRTGIWTAYRHIMYVDGHPSEDVLCALDAFFLTAKKHGIEVCFNFFSFAPELWEGSNPYLDPRSIEAQKRFIGAVVERHRHSSFVHWDLINEPSLFDPKRVFAGPRSAKDKYEIAAFREWLQERCAGDIRLLQERWGMTPEEVPGFHAIMPPEPQEINFDAQDMIKEKKGTRWLDYSLFTMEMLNRWVEAMRGTISFHQPEQLVCVGQDEALAAQRPSPFFYEASVDYTSNHSWWLYDQLIWDGVFTKTPYKPNLIQETGIMYGMTPDGFALRTEEQLRNILERKYAYAFATGCAGAVQWIWNTNVYMNNVNESNIGALRADGTEKPEADVSYDFGAFMQAAAPLFRDRELEPIVVVYPEANDLSNRRMAAEATSTAARVLAYHLKAPFRAMGEYQLEALDDMPPRLIIVPSPHHLTDAALGRLLSFTERSGATLLITGPLGRNEYWQATARMDGLLGPRRLVSVVREERFLLAGREIPLSFGGRKIKQVFKEANADGSPPALVERPIGRGKLLWIGLPIEWNDRHSAVAELYAHAIQTASIEPDLRWEEGGSRPGVYGRCLAFAEGRLYLFVSESGQDETVRIVQPDNGTTYAFKLASERTVMFAADRQGELIAVYRPREVEIEVIK from the coding sequence ATGACTACTTCTTATGTATGCTTATATGATCCAACCTTCCCCTCCGCCGGCGGCGCACTCTCTTCCGGCATGAGAGAACGCCTCGCCGCCGAATGGAATATCGTGCAAGCGGATCAGCTTGCCGAGGCGCTTGACGCCCAGCAAGGCGGCGTATTTATCAACCTGCACGCCCCGTACTTCCCGAAGAGCGCGTGGACGTCCATCGCCGCGTTCCTCGAACGGGGCGGACATCTGCTCAGCGCCGGCGGCTCCCCCTTCCGCATTCCCGTCTACCGCGACGGCAGCGGCTGGACACCGGAGCCGGAGCAGACGGCCTATCACCAGCGCCTTCGCATCCACGAGTGCATGCCGGTGCAGGCGGGCCGGTTCGAGCGCTTCGCCGCCAACGCGGAGCGCCCACTGTTCGAGCAGGCGGCGCCGCTGTGGCCGGCCTCGCCGACCTGCAGCTTCGTGCTCTGGGTGACCCGGCACGACGACTGTCCCGGGGAGCATGGTTCCGCCGGCCCGATGGATGCGCATATCATTCCGCTCGTGATCGCGCTGGATCGCGATGGCCGGGAAGTCGGGGCGCCCGTCGTGCTCCTCGAGAACACGAAGGGCGAGTTCGCCGGCACCCGCTGGCTGTTCGTGAACCAGCCGCTGACGGCGGAGTTCCTCGAGCAGGCGGGAGCGGAGGCGCTCCTGTCCTGGGCCCGCTATTGCTCGTACGGCGTCAGCGATTGGTGGCTGAAGCCGGGTCTGGCCTGCTATGAGCCGGGCGATCGTCCGAAGCTGACCCTGCAGACGCAGCTCCTGCCCGCGGCCCGGGCCAGCTACGGCGCCGGCGGACCGCTGGCCGCTTCGCGGCGCAGCGCGGCCGACGCCGCGGAAGTCGTCTGGCAGGCAAGCGTCGAGCTGACAGCGGACGACGGCGAGGTGCTGTGGCGCAGCGAACTCGCCGTGCGCTGCGGGCGGGAGCTGGAGCGGCTGACCTTGAAGCCGGACACCGTGCTCGCTCCGGGGATGTACCGGGTGAATGCCCGGCTCGTGAGCGGCACTGGCGAGGTCCGCCTGCTGCGGCAGGGCTTCTGGTGCCGCGACGAAGATCTGCTGCGCAGCGGCTCCTTCCTGAAGGCGGGCCGGGATTACTTCGAGCGCGACGGCGTTCCCGTTCCTATCGTCGGCATGACGTATATGTCGAGCGATGTGGCGCGCAAGTTCGTCTTCCTGCCGAACGCGGCGGTATGGGATCGCGACATGGCCCAGATGAAGAAGGCCGGAATCAATCTGATCCGCACCGGCATCTGGACCGCCTACCGCCACATCATGTATGTGGACGGGCATCCGTCGGAGGATGTGCTGTGCGCCCTGGACGCCTTCTTCCTGACCGCGAAGAAGCACGGCATCGAAGTATGCTTCAACTTCTTCTCCTTCGCTCCGGAGCTGTGGGAAGGATCGAATCCTTATCTCGATCCGCGCAGCATCGAGGCGCAGAAGCGCTTTATCGGGGCGGTCGTCGAGCGGCACCGCCACTCGTCGTTCGTCCATTGGGATCTCATTAACGAGCCGTCCCTGTTCGACCCGAAGCGGGTATTCGCCGGACCGCGCAGCGCGAAGGACAAGTATGAGATCGCGGCCTTCCGGGAATGGCTGCAGGAACGCTGCGCCGGCGATATCCGCCTGCTTCAGGAGCGCTGGGGCATGACGCCGGAGGAGGTGCCGGGGTTCCATGCGATTATGCCGCCGGAGCCGCAGGAGATTAACTTCGATGCCCAGGATATGATTAAGGAGAAAAAGGGCACGCGCTGGCTCGATTATTCGCTATTCACGATGGAGATGCTCAACCGGTGGGTGGAGGCGATGCGCGGCACGATTTCGTTCCATCAGCCGGAGCAGCTCGTATGCGTCGGCCAGGATGAGGCGCTGGCGGCGCAGCGGCCAAGCCCGTTCTTCTATGAAGCGTCCGTCGACTATACGTCCAACCATTCGTGGTGGCTGTATGATCAGCTTATTTGGGACGGCGTGTTCACGAAAACGCCGTACAAGCCGAATCTCATCCAGGAGACGGGCATCATGTACGGCATGACGCCCGACGGCTTCGCCCTGCGGACGGAGGAGCAGCTGCGCAACATTTTGGAACGGAAATACGCCTATGCGTTCGCGACCGGCTGCGCCGGAGCGGTGCAGTGGATCTGGAACACGAATGTCTACATGAACAATGTGAATGAATCCAATATCGGCGCGCTGCGGGCGGACGGCACGGAGAAGCCGGAAGCCGATGTCTCCTATGACTTCGGCGCATTCATGCAGGCGGCAGCCCCGCTCTTCCGGGATCGCGAGTTGGAGCCAATCGTCGTCGTCTACCCGGAAGCAAACGATCTGTCGAACCGGCGGATGGCGGCCGAAGCGACGTCAACGGCGGCGCGAGTGCTCGCCTATCATTTGAAGGCTCCATTCCGGGCGATGGGTGAATACCAGCTTGAAGCGCTGGATGATATGCCGCCCCGGCTCATTATCGTGCCGTCTCCGCATCATTTGACCGATGCGGCTCTCGGGCGCCTGCTCTCCTTCACGGAGCGCTCCGGCGCGACCTTGCTCATTACCGGCCCGCTCGGACGCAATGAATATTGGCAGGCGACCGCGCGAATGGATGGCCTGCTCGGCCCGCGGCGCCTCGTCAGCGTCGTGCGCGAAGAGCGCTTCCTCCTCGCAGGGCGGGAGATTCCGCTCTCATTCGGCGGCCGCAAGATCAAGCAGGTGTTCAAAGAAGCGAATGCCGACGGCAGCCCGCCCGCGCTCGTGGAGCGGCCGATCGGACGCGGCAAGCTGCTCTGGATCGGCCTCCCGATCGAATGGAACGATCGGCATTCCGCCGTCGCCGAGCTGTACGCGCATGCCATCCAGACCGCTTCCATCGAGCCTGATCTTCGCTGGGAGGAAGGCGGCAGCCGCCCGGGAGTGTACGGACGATGCCTCGCCTTCGCGGAAGGCCGGCTCTATCTGTTCGTGTCCGAATCGGGGCAGGACGAGACCGTACGCATCGTCCAGCCGGATAACGGAACCACATACGCGTTCAAGCTGGCCAGCGAGCGCACCGTCATGTTCGCTGCCGATCGCCAAGGCGAACTGATCGCCGTGTACCGGCCGCGGGAAGTCGAGATCGAGGTCATCAAGTAA
- a CDS encoding ABC transporter permease, translating to MTYRQLAINNIKGSWHRYGAYFLSCVFAVMIFFVYASMIYHPEVADGKIQESDYVRQLMIVCEVLIMMFSFFFILYSSSAFLKSRQKELGLLSLFGSTKGQLRMLVFYENMVISIMAIVVGIGSGMVLLKLFLMAMSRLLRVDEPLSFYISPSAIGLTSIGYLLLFAFITLFSLRHVSRVEIIHLIRADKEPKSPPKFSWFLVFLSVLTLGSGYGLAFVTDLRLFILSAMPIIGLTVLGTYFLFTQLSVAIIRGLQKNKRFYYRGTHLLNVSQAAFKMKDNARVLFNVSILCAVVLTATATVYAFDQGMRISVRLNNPFVLTMSAGKADQPPVAPERIERLAEQMKHHVTFSGKARVVDSKVKDARLERYSALVGESDFNRLAGELGYDPVRIQEGKGVLVDQRDMLFNEYLSLDMQEGDRLSVRVEGQAKPFQLEIQEVRSSQIVLTRSVSYTLFVVPDALLDRLYRQAPADQAQTLYAMNWTDWEDAMPLMERIREMRDPASEFGIYSRTEDWNETRQSSSLVLFIGLFISLLFFIASGSVIYFKLFTELQDDQAHFRALTRIGLSVAEIRRVVTFQVGLIFYAPCIVGSIHTLFAMKTLTNLMSINVMGYGITVVGLFLLMQTLYFLMARRAYMGKILEEAVV from the coding sequence ATGACGTACCGACAGCTCGCTATCAATAATATTAAAGGCAGTTGGCACCGGTACGGCGCGTATTTTCTGAGCTGCGTCTTCGCCGTCATGATCTTTTTCGTATACGCGTCGATGATTTACCATCCGGAGGTGGCGGACGGCAAGATCCAGGAAAGCGACTATGTGCGCCAGCTGATGATTGTATGCGAAGTTCTCATCATGATGTTCTCGTTTTTTTTCATTCTGTACTCAAGCTCAGCTTTTCTGAAATCCCGGCAAAAAGAGCTTGGCCTGCTGTCGCTGTTCGGCTCGACCAAAGGGCAGCTTCGGATGCTCGTATTTTATGAAAATATGGTGATCTCCATTATGGCGATCGTCGTAGGCATCGGAAGCGGCATGGTGCTGCTGAAGCTGTTCCTGATGGCGATGTCCCGGCTGCTGCGGGTGGACGAGCCGCTGAGCTTCTATATAAGTCCGTCCGCGATCGGGCTGACATCCATCGGCTATCTGCTGCTGTTCGCCTTCATTACGCTCTTCTCGTTGCGCCATGTAAGCCGGGTCGAGATTATCCATCTGATACGGGCGGACAAGGAGCCGAAGTCGCCTCCCAAGTTTTCCTGGTTCCTCGTGTTCCTGTCGGTGCTTACGCTCGGAAGCGGCTATGGACTCGCTTTTGTGACCGATCTGAGATTGTTCATTTTGTCGGCAATGCCGATTATCGGGCTGACTGTGCTGGGCACGTATTTTTTGTTCACGCAGCTCAGCGTGGCGATTATTCGAGGGCTTCAGAAGAATAAGCGGTTCTATTACCGGGGCACCCATCTCCTGAATGTCTCGCAAGCGGCCTTCAAAATGAAGGATAATGCCCGCGTGCTGTTCAACGTGTCGATCCTCTGCGCCGTCGTGCTTACCGCCACCGCCACCGTATATGCCTTCGATCAAGGGATGAGAATCTCGGTCAGACTCAATAATCCGTTCGTCTTGACGATGTCCGCCGGCAAGGCGGATCAACCGCCGGTCGCGCCGGAGCGCATTGAGCGTCTGGCGGAGCAAATGAAGCATCATGTCACCTTCTCCGGCAAGGCCCGCGTCGTCGATTCGAAGGTGAAGGATGCCCGGCTGGAGCGTTATAGCGCATTGGTCGGAGAATCGGACTTCAACCGGCTTGCCGGGGAGCTGGGGTATGATCCTGTCCGGATTCAGGAAGGCAAAGGGGTTCTGGTCGATCAGCGCGATATGCTGTTTAATGAGTATTTATCCTTGGACATGCAGGAAGGAGATCGCCTTTCCGTCCGGGTCGAAGGTCAAGCAAAGCCGTTTCAGCTTGAGATTCAGGAGGTGCGTTCGAGCCAGATCGTATTGACGAGGAGCGTCAGTTACACTTTGTTCGTCGTTCCCGATGCCCTGTTGGACCGGCTGTATCGGCAGGCGCCGGCGGATCAGGCGCAGACGCTGTATGCCATGAACTGGACCGACTGGGAGGATGCGATGCCGCTGATGGAACGGATACGGGAAATGCGGGATCCGGCTTCGGAATTCGGCATATACAGCCGGACCGAGGACTGGAACGAGACCCGGCAGTCTTCCTCGCTCGTCCTGTTCATCGGCTTGTTCATCAGTCTGCTGTTCTTCATCGCCAGCGGAAGCGTCATCTACTTCAAGCTGTTCACGGAGCTGCAGGATGATCAGGCGCATTTCCGGGCGCTGACCCGCATCGGTCTGTCGGTCGCGGAGATTCGCCGCGTCGTGACCTTCCAGGTGGGGCTCATCTTCTACGCCCCATGCATCGTCGGCAGCATCCATACGCTGTTCGCGATGAAGACCTTGACCAATCTGATGAGCATCAATGTGATGGGCTACGGCATCACCGTGGTCGGCCTGTTCCTTCTCATGCAGACGCTCTATTTTTTGATGGCGCGGCGCGCTTATATGGGCAAGATTTTGGAGGAGGCCGTCGTCTAG
- a CDS encoding ABC transporter ATP-binding protein, which yields MEVLRAEQLSKVYGTKGKMTYTALKDIHLHVDEGEFVGIMGPSGSGKTTLLNILATIDKPTSGKLWINGTDPTKLSNKKLAHFRRRELGFVFQDFNLLDTLSIKENIILPLALDQISARDIEQRLADTIRWLGIEPILDKRTYEVSGGQKQRTAIARAVIHQPSLLLADELTGNLDSKAAKEVMNALQDLNENQNRTILMVTHDPFAASYCKRILFIKDGQIFSELRRGSNRQTFFQHILDSLSLLGGQFDDVPTARYQ from the coding sequence ATGGAGGTTCTAAGAGCGGAGCAGCTGTCCAAAGTATACGGCACCAAAGGAAAAATGACGTACACGGCGCTGAAGGACATTCATCTGCATGTGGATGAGGGAGAATTCGTCGGCATTATGGGTCCGTCGGGGAGCGGGAAGACGACGCTGCTCAATATTCTCGCGACTATAGACAAACCGACTTCCGGCAAGCTCTGGATTAACGGAACGGATCCGACGAAGCTGAGCAACAAGAAGCTGGCCCATTTCCGCCGCCGGGAGCTCGGATTCGTGTTCCAGGATTTCAATCTGCTGGATACGCTCAGCATTAAGGAGAATATCATCCTGCCGCTGGCGCTGGATCAAATCTCGGCGCGCGATATCGAGCAGCGGCTGGCCGATACGATTCGCTGGCTTGGCATCGAACCGATTCTGGACAAACGGACGTACGAGGTATCGGGGGGACAGAAGCAGCGGACGGCCATTGCGCGTGCGGTGATTCATCAGCCGTCCCTGCTGCTGGCGGACGAACTGACCGGGAATCTCGATTCGAAGGCGGCGAAGGAAGTGATGAACGCGCTTCAAGATCTGAATGAGAACCAGAACCGCACCATTCTTATGGTGACGCATGATCCGTTCGCAGCCAGCTACTGCAAGCGGATTTTATTCATCAAGGACGGACAAATCTTTTCCGAGCTGCGCCGCGGCTCGAACCGGCAGACGTTCTTCCAGCACATTTTAGACTCGCTCAGTCTGTTAGGGGGCCAATTCGATGACGTACCGACAGCTCGCTATCAATAA